A stretch of Microbulbifer bruguierae DNA encodes these proteins:
- a CDS encoding alpha-amylase family glycosyl hydrolase, which translates to MSGNQITNQNGEWWRNGVIYQIYPRSFCDANGDGIGDLPGICQKLDYVKSLGVDAIWISPFFKSPMADFGYDVSDYRDVDPIFGNLEDFDRVIEGAHERGIRVIIDQILSHTSDQHPWFEESRQNRENPKADWYVWADAKEDGSAPNNWMSNFGGSAWRWCTRRRQYYLTNFLKEQPDLNLHIPDVQEQLLADLRFWLDRGVDGFRLDAINHAFHNQSLQDNPARPVKLDKNGLPPVNSYEYQWHIHDKSQPENLVFLQRVRALMEEYPGTMTVGEVGDDNTHKIMAEYTTDQRLHMAYSFDLLSEDCSAQFLRDTLEKNRQVIEKGWPCWSISNHDVPRSFSRWNRGFERETAMARAPLFLLMQLMLRGSVCLYQGEELGLPEADVAFEDLQDPYGINLWPEFKGRDGCRTPMPWFNGGEINAGFSKVKPWLPVADEHYHLAVSVQEDDQHSMLNRFRDLLQWHSNLNPALATAAQTIIETGNDLMVFERTSDKEGYFVALNLGSDAASFTLPAQYQGSEDITPEGFGGSVSGNTVELPVAGARVFRNS; encoded by the coding sequence ATGAGCGGTAACCAAATCACGAATCAAAACGGCGAGTGGTGGCGCAATGGCGTCATTTACCAGATCTATCCCCGCAGCTTCTGCGACGCCAATGGCGACGGGATCGGTGACCTGCCGGGCATCTGCCAGAAACTCGATTACGTGAAATCCCTCGGCGTGGACGCCATCTGGATCTCGCCTTTCTTCAAGTCGCCGATGGCTGACTTCGGCTACGACGTTTCCGACTACCGGGACGTGGACCCCATTTTCGGCAACCTGGAAGACTTCGACCGGGTCATCGAAGGCGCCCACGAGCGCGGTATCCGCGTGATCATCGACCAGATCCTGAGCCACACCTCCGACCAGCACCCCTGGTTCGAGGAAAGCCGCCAGAACCGCGAGAATCCCAAGGCGGACTGGTATGTGTGGGCCGATGCCAAAGAAGATGGCAGCGCACCGAACAACTGGATGTCCAACTTCGGTGGCAGCGCCTGGCGCTGGTGCACCCGCCGCCGCCAGTACTACCTGACCAACTTCCTGAAAGAACAGCCGGACCTGAACCTGCACATCCCGGACGTTCAGGAGCAGCTGCTGGCCGACCTGCGTTTCTGGCTCGACCGCGGTGTCGACGGCTTCCGCCTGGATGCCATCAACCACGCGTTCCACAACCAGTCCCTGCAGGACAACCCCGCGCGCCCGGTGAAACTGGACAAAAACGGTCTGCCGCCGGTGAACAGCTACGAATACCAGTGGCACATTCACGACAAATCCCAGCCAGAAAACCTGGTGTTCCTGCAGCGGGTGCGCGCGCTGATGGAGGAATACCCGGGCACCATGACGGTGGGTGAAGTGGGCGATGACAATACCCACAAAATCATGGCCGAGTACACCACCGACCAGCGCCTGCACATGGCCTACTCCTTCGACCTGCTGTCAGAAGACTGCAGCGCGCAGTTCCTGCGCGACACCCTGGAGAAAAACCGTCAGGTAATCGAGAAAGGTTGGCCCTGCTGGTCCATTTCCAACCACGATGTGCCGCGTTCCTTCAGCCGCTGGAACAGGGGTTTCGAACGCGAAACCGCCATGGCCCGCGCACCGCTGTTCCTGCTGATGCAACTGATGCTGCGCGGGAGTGTGTGCCTGTATCAGGGCGAGGAACTGGGACTGCCGGAAGCGGACGTGGCGTTCGAGGATCTGCAGGACCCCTACGGCATCAATTTGTGGCCGGAATTCAAGGGTCGCGACGGCTGCCGCACCCCCATGCCCTGGTTTAACGGCGGAGAGATCAATGCCGGTTTTTCCAAGGTCAAACCCTGGCTGCCGGTCGCGGACGAACACTACCACCTGGCGGTATCGGTGCAGGAAGACGACCAGCATTCGATGCTGAATCGCTTCCGCGATCTGCTGCAGTGGCACAGCAATCTCAACCCGGCCCTCGCCACCGCAGCGCAGACCATTATCGAAACCGGCAACGACCTGATGGTATTCGAGCGCACCAGCGACAAGGAAGGCTATTTCGTGGCGCTGAATCTGGGTAGCGATGCGGCGAGCTTTACTCTGCCGGCACAGTACCAGGGCAGCGAAGACATTACCCCGGAAGGATTTGGCGGCAGTGTCAGCGGTAACACCGTGGAGCTGCCGGTTGCCGGCGCCAGGGTCTTCCGCAACAGCTGA
- a CDS encoding L,D-transpeptidase family protein: MQRCSSWLNKILLGSSLLFAAAATIAPVAQAGDYPHPYQQHRSMTDGSAWWRRDVYGGAAHIIIDLSEQRAYFYKGDQLAGISPISTGVAGNRTPTGSFRVSEKELFHRSNLYGHYVDRAGFVRKSSVDVRVHKRPAGTVFRGASMDFFMRINGAVSMHAGKVTGRPESHGCIRLPWHMAKIFYENAPMGTKVTVRH; encoded by the coding sequence ATGCAACGTTGTTCTTCCTGGTTGAACAAAATTCTTCTCGGCAGCAGTCTGCTGTTTGCCGCAGCGGCAACCATTGCACCTGTCGCCCAGGCCGGTGACTACCCCCACCCCTACCAGCAGCACAGATCGATGACCGATGGCAGCGCCTGGTGGCGCCGGGATGTGTACGGCGGTGCGGCGCATATCATCATCGACCTGAGTGAGCAGCGCGCGTATTTTTACAAGGGTGATCAGCTCGCCGGTATTTCCCCAATCTCCACCGGCGTTGCCGGCAACCGCACTCCCACCGGCAGTTTCCGCGTTTCCGAAAAAGAGCTGTTTCACCGCTCAAACCTCTACGGCCACTATGTGGATCGCGCCGGTTTCGTGCGTAAAAGCAGTGTGGATGTACGCGTACACAAACGCCCCGCCGGTACCGTTTTCCGCGGTGCGTCCATGGACTTTTTCATGCGTATTAACGGTGCTGTGAGTATGCACGCCGGCAAGGTCACCGGGCGCCCGGAATCCCACGGCTGCATCCGTCTGCCCTGGCATATGGCCAAGATTTTTTACGAGAATGCGCCCATGGGCACCAAGGTCACGGTACGTCATTAA
- a CDS encoding alanine/glycine:cation symporter family protein, producing the protein MSFLDSVESALETFVAYAWGTPLLVLLVGGGLYLLISSRARPYRHLGHSIDLLRGKYDNPDDPGQVPHRQALSTALSGTLGLGNIAGVALAISTGGPGAIFWMWVTALVGVATKFFTATLAVMYRGRDAAGELQGGPMYVIREGLGKKWLPLAYLFALAGLCGLLPVFQSNQTVQLLRESFALPLGWVGAENALAFDLTLGVVLAIAVMAVIAGRIQRIGRFAVRVVPAMVVFYMALTLIVIGYFWREVPAAFALIFTDAFTGKAAVGGALGTVIATGISRGAFSNEAGIGSESLAHGAAKTTEPVREGVVAMVGPIVDTLVVCTCTALVILLTGVWQHGEGIAGVSLTADAFSQVFGGWGPLLLLVMVIPLAFSTMVTYWYYGVKCFNFLFGPRWQTLYTGIYIVLIVVGAVASLSIVNNVITGMYALMAIPTMVSTLLLSGRVNRAARDYFTRTPGA; encoded by the coding sequence ATGTCCTTTCTCGATTCCGTTGAATCCGCCCTCGAAACCTTCGTCGCCTATGCTTGGGGCACGCCGCTACTGGTGTTGCTGGTAGGGGGCGGGCTGTATCTGCTGATCAGCTCCCGCGCGCGCCCCTATCGCCACCTTGGCCACAGCATCGATTTGCTGCGGGGCAAGTACGACAATCCCGATGACCCGGGCCAGGTTCCCCACCGCCAGGCACTTTCCACTGCACTTTCCGGCACCCTCGGCCTCGGCAATATTGCCGGGGTGGCACTGGCCATCAGTACCGGTGGGCCGGGGGCGATTTTCTGGATGTGGGTGACCGCACTGGTAGGCGTGGCGACGAAGTTTTTTACCGCCACCCTCGCGGTGATGTACCGCGGTCGCGACGCTGCTGGTGAGCTGCAGGGCGGGCCCATGTATGTGATTCGCGAGGGACTCGGCAAAAAATGGCTGCCGCTTGCCTACCTGTTTGCTCTCGCCGGCCTGTGCGGACTTTTACCAGTATTCCAGTCCAACCAGACGGTGCAATTGTTGCGCGAATCCTTTGCCCTGCCGCTGGGCTGGGTGGGTGCAGAAAACGCGCTGGCTTTCGATCTCACGCTGGGCGTTGTGCTCGCCATCGCGGTGATGGCGGTCATCGCCGGGCGTATTCAGCGCATCGGTCGTTTTGCGGTGCGGGTGGTGCCGGCAATGGTGGTGTTTTATATGGCGCTGACGCTGATCGTGATCGGCTATTTCTGGCGCGAGGTACCGGCGGCGTTCGCGTTGATATTTACCGATGCCTTCACCGGCAAAGCGGCGGTGGGGGGCGCACTGGGTACGGTGATTGCCACCGGTATCAGCCGCGGGGCCTTTTCCAATGAGGCCGGGATCGGCTCGGAATCCCTCGCCCACGGCGCTGCGAAAACCACCGAGCCGGTGCGCGAAGGTGTAGTGGCGATGGTGGGGCCGATTGTGGATACCCTGGTGGTCTGCACCTGTACCGCACTGGTGATTCTGCTGACCGGGGTGTGGCAGCACGGTGAAGGAATCGCCGGGGTTTCCCTGACCGCGGATGCGTTTTCCCAGGTGTTTGGTGGCTGGGGGCCGCTATTGTTGCTGGTGATGGTGATACCGCTGGCGTTCAGCACCATGGTGACCTACTGGTATTACGGGGTTAAATGTTTCAACTTCCTGTTCGGTCCCCGCTGGCAGACTCTGTACACGGGTATTTATATTGTGTTGATCGTGGTTGGTGCAGTGGCATCCCTCAGCATTGTTAACAATGTCATTACCGGGATGTACGCGCTGATGGCGATTCCCACCATGGTTTCGACGCTGTTACTGTCCGGCAGGGTGAATCGGGCTGCGCGCGATTACTTTACGAGAACGCCCGGCGCGTGA
- a CDS encoding FadR/GntR family transcriptional regulator — MDREHSGRNLTQQLVHTLGEAITGGRYSPGDGLPSEASLCEEYGISRSATREAIKMLTAKGLITSRPRQGIRVQVRARWNLFDPDVLGWILRASPTLEMLREFMQLRMAIEKEAAALAAAEQDREAIAAIDEALQRMKAAEDGLGDSVGADIDFHINILNATNNPFYIQLSSFIETALRVSIRYTNRLKGVATASYVNHKRLYDAIESGDAAAASSASAAMQSEALALIEGELVSRHAKVEAAG; from the coding sequence GTGGATCGAGAGCACAGTGGACGTAATCTGACCCAGCAACTGGTGCATACGCTGGGCGAAGCCATTACCGGTGGCCGCTATAGCCCGGGGGATGGACTGCCTTCAGAAGCCAGCCTGTGCGAGGAGTACGGAATCAGCCGCAGTGCGACCCGTGAGGCGATCAAGATGCTCACGGCCAAGGGGCTGATCACGTCTCGCCCGCGCCAGGGCATTCGCGTGCAGGTGCGCGCCCGCTGGAATCTGTTCGATCCCGACGTGCTTGGCTGGATCCTGCGTGCCAGCCCGACTCTGGAAATGCTGCGTGAATTTATGCAGCTGCGTATGGCCATCGAAAAGGAAGCCGCGGCACTGGCGGCGGCAGAGCAGGACCGCGAGGCGATTGCCGCTATCGACGAGGCGCTGCAGCGTATGAAAGCGGCGGAAGACGGACTCGGAGACTCGGTGGGCGCGGACATCGATTTCCATATCAATATCCTCAACGCCACCAACAATCCCTTCTATATCCAGCTCAGCAGTTTTATCGAAACCGCACTGAGGGTCAGTATTCGCTACACCAACCGTCTCAAGGGTGTGGCAACGGCAAGCTACGTCAATCACAAACGTCTTTATGACGCTATCGAGAGTGGCGACGCGGCGGCTGCGAGCAGTGCCTCCGCGGCGATGCAGTCGGAGGCACTGGCATTGATTGAAGGCGAGTTGGTCTCTCGCCATGCCAAGGTTGAAGCTGCGGGATAA